From Enterococcus mediterraneensis, the proteins below share one genomic window:
- the rplK gene encoding 50S ribosomal protein L11: MAKKVEKIVKLQIPAGKATPAPPVGPALGQAGINIMGFTKEFNARTADQAGLIIPVVISVYEDRSFTFITKTPPAAVLLKKAAKVEKGSGEPNKTKVAKVSRDQVKEIAELKMQDLNAADVEAAMRMVEGTARSMGITVE; encoded by the coding sequence GTGGCAAAGAAAGTAGAAAAAATCGTTAAATTGCAAATTCCTGCAGGTAAAGCAACACCAGCACCACCAGTAGGTCCTGCGCTAGGTCAAGCGGGTATCAACATCATGGGATTCACAAAAGAATTCAATGCTCGTACAGCTGACCAAGCAGGTTTGATCATCCCTGTTGTGATCTCTGTTTATGAAGACCGTTCATTTACATTTATCACAAAAACACCGCCAGCAGCAGTATTGTTGAAAAAAGCTGCTAAAGTGGAAAAAGGATCAGGCGAACCTAACAAAACTAAAGTTGCAAAAGTTTCACGCGATCAAGTTAAAGAAATCGCTGAATTGAAAATGCAAGACCTAAACGCAGCTGACGTTGAAGCAGCTATGCGCATGGTTGAAGGAACTGCACGAAGCATGGGGATCACTGTCGAATAA
- a CDS encoding PucR family transcriptional regulator has protein sequence MKIKDLLELSIFRGSKILTGNIGMEYEVESVMVLEAIDIENWSKENQLILTSFYAFENLDQSALTEFFKKMKEMGISGLVVKVERLIKLIPHWFIKLAEDYEIPLIKVEKDLTYEKIMLAIYEPILDYQSHVLHTYYDVRQRFTKIERNLTSFEQIMHEFQSLIKKDCELQIPSKNLTIASGKQSIDSVVVKTENLKKRSFTKNNYELLTLYSYQTAKEFFALKVNIINRYADDCILYVYQDDSFPKETDLMIIENAVDVIQEKLQLEYLIQKDRFARLNNLAEAILQDPPRNVDELNGLLEEACLNDFPYYQGIAFSTQTLNSRLLKKEILYTLRSLQEKTIFFEHHNYLIVLYNLPDKKATLDTDRLKRTFQSVLSEYQPLTFAISTVKEKTELKEILLECLDIIRFNQEYYLDCIVEYSQLGLFRYFLREHDIKNLEKLIPDNLVELSEQNYDLFKTLVTFFQNNRNYKKTAEILFLHSKTVRYRMNKIEDILSLDLTNPIQVLNYETGTYLLDLKKRSATNEHRRKIN, from the coding sequence ATGAAAATAAAAGATCTTTTAGAATTATCTATTTTCCGAGGAAGCAAAATACTAACCGGAAATATTGGAATGGAATATGAAGTGGAATCAGTTATGGTTTTGGAAGCAATCGACATCGAAAATTGGAGTAAGGAAAACCAACTGATTCTTACTTCCTTCTATGCATTTGAAAACTTAGATCAATCTGCTCTGACAGAATTTTTCAAAAAAATGAAGGAAATGGGAATCAGCGGTCTGGTGGTAAAAGTAGAGCGGCTTATCAAACTCATCCCCCATTGGTTTATTAAATTAGCGGAAGATTACGAGATTCCACTGATCAAAGTAGAAAAAGACCTGACTTACGAAAAAATCATGTTGGCTATTTACGAACCGATTTTAGATTATCAATCCCACGTACTGCACACTTATTACGACGTCCGTCAACGGTTTACAAAGATCGAGCGCAATCTAACTTCATTTGAACAAATCATGCATGAGTTTCAATCACTTATAAAAAAAGATTGTGAATTACAAATACCGAGTAAGAACCTTACTATTGCTTCAGGAAAACAGAGCATAGACTCTGTCGTCGTCAAAACAGAAAATCTTAAAAAAAGAAGTTTTACTAAAAATAACTATGAACTCTTAACGTTATATTCTTACCAAACAGCAAAGGAATTTTTCGCTCTTAAAGTGAATATTATCAACAGATATGCGGATGACTGCATATTATATGTCTATCAAGATGATTCTTTTCCCAAAGAAACAGATCTGATGATCATCGAGAATGCGGTAGATGTAATACAAGAAAAATTACAGTTAGAATATCTGATACAAAAAGATCGTTTTGCTCGTTTAAATAATTTAGCGGAAGCAATTTTGCAGGATCCTCCAAGAAATGTAGACGAGCTGAATGGGTTATTAGAAGAAGCTTGCTTAAATGATTTTCCTTACTATCAGGGGATCGCTTTTTCAACGCAAACTCTTAATAGCCGTTTATTAAAAAAAGAAATTCTTTATACTTTGCGGAGTTTACAAGAAAAAACAATTTTTTTCGAACATCACAATTACTTGATTGTTTTGTACAATCTGCCTGATAAAAAAGCGACATTAGACACAGATAGGTTAAAAAGAACTTTTCAATCTGTCCTATCAGAGTATCAGCCTTTGACCTTTGCTATTAGTACCGTGAAAGAAAAAACAGAACTAAAAGAAATTCTGTTGGAATGCCTAGATATCATTCGTTTTAATCAAGAATACTATCTTGACTGTATCGTTGAATATTCTCAATTAGGGCTTTTTCGTTACTTTTTGCGGGAACATGATATAAAAAATCTAGAAAAATTGATTCCTGATAATTTAGTAGAATTATCAGAACAAAATTATGATTTATTTAAAACATTGGTTACCTTTTTTCAAAATAATCGTAACTATAAAAAAACTGCAGAGATACTCTTTCTCCATTCAAAAACGGTTCGTTATCGTATGAATAAAATCGAAGATATCTTATCATTGGATTTGACAAATCCAATACAAGTGTTAAATTATGAAACTGGAACTTATCTATTAGATTTAAAGAAAAGGAGTGCGACAAATGAGCACCGAAGAAAGATTAACTAA
- the sdaAB gene encoding L-serine ammonia-lyase, iron-sulfur-dependent subunit beta, with protein sequence MELRYRSVFDIIGPIMVGPSSSHTAGAARIGKVVRNIFGEQPESVDIYLYESFAKTYRGHGTDIALVGGLLGMDPDDSRLADSLKIAHESGMEVLFVPKKEKAEHPNSVKMVVTKGDRKMSVTGISIGGGNIQISELNGFKISLTMGTPTFITVHQDVPGMIAQVTNILSEANVNIGTMTVTRESKGEKAIMIIEVDEPQPGLCEKLKALDHMYNVTYFD encoded by the coding sequence ATGGAATTACGATATAGAAGTGTTTTTGATATTATTGGACCGATCATGGTGGGACCCAGCAGTTCTCATACCGCAGGGGCGGCTAGGATCGGTAAAGTCGTGCGCAATATTTTCGGGGAACAACCGGAAAGTGTCGATATCTATTTATATGAATCTTTTGCAAAAACCTATCGCGGACACGGAACAGATATCGCGTTAGTTGGCGGTTTGTTAGGGATGGATCCAGATGATTCTCGTCTGGCTGATTCTTTGAAGATCGCTCATGAATCTGGAATGGAAGTTTTATTCGTTCCTAAAAAAGAAAAAGCAGAGCATCCCAACTCTGTAAAAATGGTGGTCACAAAAGGTGATCGCAAGATGTCTGTGACCGGTATTTCTATTGGCGGCGGAAACATCCAGATTTCTGAATTGAATGGGTTTAAAATCTCATTGACAATGGGAACGCCGACTTTCATCACCGTCCATCAGGATGTGCCGGGCATGATCGCGCAAGTTACAAATATTTTGTCTGAGGCCAATGTCAACATCGGTACGATGACTGTTACGCGGGAGTCAAAGGGCGAAAAAGCGATCATGATCATCGAAGTAGACGAACCACAACCGGGTCTTTGCGAAAAATTGAAAGCATTAGACCACATGTATAATGTTACGTATTTTGACTAA
- the rplL gene encoding 50S ribosomal protein L7/L12: MALNIENIVEELKGATILELNDLVKAIEEEFGVSAAAPVAVAAGPAAAAEEQTEFTVELTAAGDQKVKVIKAVREATGLGLKEAKAVVDGAPSAVKEGVSKEEAEALKAALEEVGASVTVK, encoded by the coding sequence ATGGCATTGAACATTGAAAACATTGTCGAAGAGCTAAAAGGCGCGACAATCTTAGAATTAAACGATCTAGTTAAAGCGATCGAAGAAGAATTTGGCGTATCTGCTGCTGCTCCTGTAGCTGTTGCTGCTGGTCCTGCTGCTGCCGCTGAAGAACAAACAGAATTCACTGTAGAATTGACTGCAGCTGGAGACCAAAAAGTTAAAGTTATCAAAGCAGTTCGTGAAGCAACTGGCTTAGGCTTGAAAGAAGCTAAAGCTGTAGTTGACGGCGCACCTTCAGCAGTTAAAGAAGGCGTTTCTAAAGAAGAAGCAGAAGCATTGAAAGCTGCTTTGGAAGAAGTAGGCGCATCTGTAACAGTTAAATAA
- the fdrA gene encoding DUF1116 domain-containing protein codes for MLKTIIMKNNYQDSINLMLLTNQINEIDGVEMSQIMMGTDANKDILNNTHLLTKEANEASPNDLMIVVDSEDDKIMDVVLPVVHEFLNDLSSKDKGDKEESATSWEEAMDHLPDANVALFSIPGEYGAPEMEKALKNGLHVFSFTDNVSIEDEVHLKKLAHEKGLLMMGPDCGTGIISSIPIAFTNVISSGNIGVVGASGTGIQEVTTIIDRLGSGVVHAIGTGGRDLSDKVGAVTVKDAIVALENHEPTDVICVISKPPAKEVRDEVVQLLQSITKPVVAIFLGEKPSAHEGKVYLAHTLEETAKIAVDLANETPIQANYSQKMTQPDVPLLTEDKVVTGLYSGGTLAAEAGMLISEALQLDGLVKEEGYVLRSHGYDVIDLGDDIYTQGKPHPMIDPEVRIKKIQEYASNPKTGVILFDVVLGYGAHEDMAGALLPTIKEEQAKAKEEGRTLYFVATVVGTTKDPQNYEKTVAELKENGVFVQESNAKAVRFALMLKGITLEEEDKKVVPYKGKKVSIPEVSDKVMELLNTKPRIINVGVQSFTESIQKYGGKAEQFNWKPRANGNKRMIKILDALEAHKDEINQENHKVTEKIKNAQPFLIDVVPAKTVIPELNERKKTLLHAGPPIQYADMTGPMQGSCIGAALFEGWAESEQEAQKMLEEGEVRFIPCHHVHAVGPMGGITSGNMPVVVVENRLDGTRAYCTMNEGIGKVLRFGAYSEEVITRLKWMRDVLGPTIAAALKKSEDGINLSVLIARSITMGDEFHQRNFAASLNFLKEIAPLIIELSIDDQKKYEVIKFLADTDQFFLNIMMATGKAIVDYARKDTKGTIVTTMTRNGVDFGVRIAQKGDEWFTAPVNTPKGLYFTGFTEEDGNPDIGDSAITETIGVGAMAMVAAPGVTRFVGAGGFQDALDISNEMATICEGHNATWSIPTWDFKGTCLGIDIRKVVETGVTPLINTGIANKKAGVGQVGAGTVRAPLACFEKALEAYAEDWGIHID; via the coding sequence ATGTTAAAGACAATAATTATGAAGAATAACTATCAAGACTCAATTAATTTAATGCTGTTAACAAATCAAATAAATGAAATTGATGGCGTTGAAATGAGTCAAATCATGATGGGGACTGATGCAAACAAAGATATTCTCAATAATACTCATTTGCTGACAAAAGAAGCGAATGAAGCATCTCCCAATGATTTGATGATTGTTGTTGATAGTGAAGATGACAAAATTATGGATGTAGTTCTGCCAGTAGTCCACGAGTTTTTAAATGATCTTTCTTCAAAAGATAAAGGCGATAAGGAAGAATCAGCAACTTCTTGGGAAGAAGCAATGGATCACCTACCTGATGCTAACGTGGCACTATTTAGTATTCCTGGTGAATATGGGGCACCAGAAATGGAAAAAGCATTGAAAAACGGATTGCATGTGTTTTCTTTTACGGACAATGTTTCCATCGAAGATGAAGTTCATTTGAAGAAACTTGCCCATGAAAAAGGTCTATTGATGATGGGACCTGATTGTGGAACAGGGATTATTTCAAGTATTCCTATTGCATTTACAAATGTGATTTCATCAGGAAACATTGGGGTCGTAGGAGCTTCTGGCACAGGTATACAAGAAGTTACCACAATTATTGACCGTTTGGGAAGCGGTGTGGTTCATGCTATTGGAACTGGTGGACGTGATTTAAGTGACAAGGTAGGTGCAGTCACAGTCAAAGATGCTATCGTTGCATTGGAAAACCATGAACCAACAGATGTGATTTGTGTTATTTCCAAGCCGCCTGCAAAAGAAGTACGTGATGAAGTCGTTCAATTGCTGCAAAGTATTACTAAACCGGTTGTTGCCATCTTTCTTGGAGAAAAACCAAGTGCTCATGAAGGAAAAGTTTATTTGGCACATACGTTGGAAGAAACCGCTAAAATTGCGGTCGACTTAGCAAATGAAACCCCTATTCAAGCCAACTATTCTCAAAAAATGACACAACCTGATGTTCCATTATTGACAGAAGATAAAGTCGTTACAGGTCTTTATTCTGGCGGAACATTAGCGGCTGAAGCAGGAATGTTGATTTCAGAAGCACTACAATTAGATGGTTTAGTGAAAGAAGAAGGATATGTTCTTAGATCACATGGTTATGATGTGATTGATCTTGGCGATGATATCTACACACAAGGAAAACCGCATCCAATGATCGATCCAGAAGTTCGAATTAAAAAAATTCAAGAATATGCAAGCAATCCAAAGACTGGAGTCATTCTCTTTGATGTCGTGCTTGGTTATGGAGCTCATGAAGATATGGCAGGGGCATTATTGCCTACTATCAAAGAAGAGCAAGCTAAAGCAAAAGAAGAAGGGCGAACTCTTTACTTTGTAGCGACTGTCGTTGGTACAACAAAAGATCCACAAAATTACGAAAAAACTGTAGCAGAATTAAAAGAAAATGGAGTCTTCGTCCAAGAAAGTAATGCAAAAGCTGTGCGCTTCGCATTGATGCTGAAAGGAATTACTTTAGAGGAAGAAGACAAAAAAGTAGTTCCTTATAAAGGAAAGAAAGTCTCAATCCCTGAAGTCAGTGATAAAGTAATGGAACTTCTAAATACGAAACCACGTATTATCAATGTTGGTGTTCAAAGCTTTACTGAATCTATTCAAAAATATGGTGGTAAAGCAGAACAATTCAACTGGAAACCTCGAGCAAACGGAAATAAAAGAATGATCAAAATTCTGGACGCTTTAGAAGCGCATAAAGATGAAATCAACCAAGAAAACCATAAAGTTACAGAAAAAATTAAAAATGCACAACCATTCTTGATCGATGTAGTTCCTGCGAAGACAGTTATCCCTGAATTGAATGAACGGAAAAAAACTTTACTGCATGCTGGTCCTCCTATTCAATATGCTGATATGACCGGACCTATGCAAGGCTCATGTATCGGGGCAGCTCTTTTTGAAGGCTGGGCTGAATCAGAACAAGAAGCACAAAAAATGTTGGAAGAAGGAGAAGTGCGTTTCATTCCTTGTCATCACGTACATGCCGTTGGTCCAATGGGCGGTATCACTTCTGGAAACATGCCTGTGGTTGTCGTAGAAAATCGTTTGGATGGAACTCGTGCATACTGTACGATGAATGAAGGCATTGGAAAAGTGTTGCGTTTCGGTGCATATTCTGAAGAAGTCATTACTCGTTTAAAATGGATGCGGGATGTACTGGGACCAACGATTGCTGCGGCACTTAAAAAATCAGAAGATGGCATCAATTTAAGTGTTCTGATTGCTCGTTCAATTACGATGGGCGATGAGTTCCATCAACGGAATTTCGCAGCTTCATTGAACTTCTTAAAAGAAATCGCTCCGTTAATAATTGAATTATCTATAGACGATCAGAAAAAATATGAAGTTATTAAATTCTTAGCAGACACTGATCAGTTCTTTTTAAATATTATGATGGCAACAGGGAAAGCGATTGTAGATTATGCACGAAAAGACACTAAAGGAACGATCGTAACGACGATGACTCGGAATGGTGTTGATTTTGGTGTACGAATTGCTCAAAAAGGCGATGAATGGTTTACTGCTCCAGTGAATACTCCAAAAGGACTTTATTTCACAGGATTTACAGAAGAAGATGGGAATCCCGATATTGGAGATAGTGCCATTACTGAAACAATCGGAGTAGGAGCTATGGCGATGGTAGCCGCTCCAGGTGTTACGCGGTTTGTCGGCGCCGGTGGTTTCCAAGATGCATTAGATATTTCTAACGAAATGGCCACGATTTGTGAAGGACACAATGCTACCTGGTCGATTCCAACATGGGACTTCAAAGGAACTTGTTTAGGTATTGATATACGAAAGGTCGTAGAAACGGGAGTGACTCCTCTTATCAACACTGGTATTGCTAATAAAAAAGCCGGAGTTGGTCAAGTAGGTGCTGGAACCGTGCGGGCACCGTTGGCTTGTTTTGAAAAAGCTCTTGAAGCTTATGCAGAAGACTGGGGTATTCATATTGACTGA
- the rplJ gene encoding 50S ribosomal protein L10, protein MSEAAIAKKSAIVDEVTEKFQQAASAVIVDYRGLTVEEVTNLRKQLRDAGVEMRVIKNSILSRAAKKAGLEGLDEVFAGPTAVAFSNEDVVAPAKIIDEFSKDAKALEIKGGIIEGKVSSLEEIVALAKLPNREGLLSMLLSVLQAPVRNVAYAVNAVVESKEGDAA, encoded by the coding sequence GTGAGTGAAGCAGCTATCGCAAAAAAATCCGCAATCGTTGATGAAGTGACTGAAAAATTCCAACAAGCAGCTTCTGCAGTAATCGTTGATTACCGTGGGTTGACAGTGGAAGAAGTAACGAACTTACGTAAACAATTGCGTGACGCAGGTGTTGAAATGCGAGTTATCAAAAACTCGATCCTTTCTCGCGCTGCTAAAAAAGCTGGTTTAGAAGGTTTGGATGAAGTATTTGCTGGTCCTACAGCCGTTGCTTTCAGTAACGAAGATGTAGTTGCCCCTGCAAAAATCATCGACGAATTCTCTAAAGACGCTAAAGCATTAGAAATCAAAGGCGGTATCATTGAAGGCAAAGTTTCTTCATTGGAAGAAATCGTTGCATTGGCAAAACTGCCAAACCGCGAAGGTCTTCTATCTATGCTTCTATCTGTCCTACAAGCGCCAGTCCGCAACGTGGCTTACGCTGTCAACGCAGTCGTAGAAAGCAAAGAAGGAGATGCAGCATAA
- the rplA gene encoding 50S ribosomal protein L1, whose protein sequence is MAKKSKKMQEALKKVDAAKAYSVEEAVALAKDTNIAKFDATVEVAYKLNVDPKKADQQIRGAVVLPNGTGKTQTVLVFAKGEKAKEAEAAGADFVGDDDLVQKIQGGWFDFDVVVATPDMMATVGKLGRVLGPKGLMPNPKTGTVTMDVTKAINEVKAGKVTYRVDKAGNIHVPIGKVSFDTEKLVENFKTIHDVLVKAKPSAAKGQYMKNISVTTTFGPGIHVDQASF, encoded by the coding sequence ATGGCTAAAAAGAGCAAAAAAATGCAAGAAGCATTGAAAAAAGTTGATGCAGCGAAAGCTTACTCAGTTGAAGAAGCAGTAGCATTAGCAAAAGACACAAATATTGCGAAATTTGACGCAACAGTTGAAGTTGCTTACAAATTGAACGTAGATCCTAAAAAAGCAGACCAACAAATCCGTGGTGCTGTAGTATTACCAAACGGTACAGGTAAAACTCAAACAGTTTTAGTTTTCGCAAAAGGCGAAAAAGCAAAAGAAGCTGAAGCTGCTGGTGCAGATTTCGTCGGCGATGACGACTTAGTACAAAAAATCCAAGGCGGATGGTTTGACTTTGACGTTGTTGTTGCAACACCTGACATGATGGCAACAGTTGGTAAATTAGGTCGTGTCTTAGGACCTAAAGGCTTAATGCCAAACCCTAAAACTGGTACAGTAACAATGGATGTAACGAAAGCAATCAACGAAGTAAAAGCTGGTAAAGTGACTTACCGTGTTGACAAAGCCGGAAACATCCACGTGCCAATCGGTAAAGTATCATTTGATACAGAAAAATTAGTTGAAAACTTCAAAACGATTCATGATGTTTTAGTAAAAGCTAAACCTTCTGCAGCAAAAGGTCAATACATGAAGAACATTTCCGTAACAACAACGTTCGGACCTGGGATCCACGTTGACCAAGCTTCTTTCTAA
- the sdaAA gene encoding L-serine ammonia-lyase, iron-sulfur-dependent, subunit alpha has product MFYSIEELVNQAQEFSSVAELMIHTEIEMTGRDRQQIRELMGRNLEVMERSIEEGVQGVTSVTGLTGGDAKKLNTYLQSENFLSGETILTAVRNAIAVNEVNAKMGLICATPTAGSAGVVAGVLVAARDRLQLSREEQIDFLFTAGAFGLVIANNASISGAEGGCQAEVGSASAMAAAALVCANGGTALQAAHAVAITLKNMMGLICDPVAGLVEVPCVKRNALGSSQAFISADMALAGIQSVIPPDEVVAAMYQVGRQMPSIFKETAEGGLAVTPTAQRLQKEIFEKQA; this is encoded by the coding sequence ATGTTTTATTCCATAGAAGAATTAGTAAACCAAGCGCAAGAGTTTTCTTCTGTCGCAGAATTGATGATCCATACAGAGATCGAGATGACCGGCAGAGACCGGCAACAGATTCGAGAGTTGATGGGCAGGAATCTGGAAGTCATGGAACGTTCCATTGAAGAAGGCGTTCAAGGGGTGACCTCTGTGACCGGACTGACAGGGGGCGATGCGAAAAAATTAAATACATATCTTCAAAGCGAAAACTTTTTAAGCGGCGAGACGATCTTAACAGCGGTCCGCAATGCTATCGCAGTCAATGAAGTAAATGCGAAAATGGGCCTGATCTGCGCCACACCGACAGCCGGCAGTGCCGGTGTGGTGGCTGGCGTTTTGGTTGCTGCTCGTGATCGTTTACAGCTCAGCCGCGAAGAACAGATAGATTTTTTATTTACCGCTGGTGCCTTTGGTTTGGTGATCGCCAATAATGCGTCGATCTCCGGCGCAGAAGGGGGATGCCAAGCAGAAGTCGGTTCTGCCAGCGCAATGGCAGCCGCCGCATTAGTTTGCGCAAACGGCGGTACAGCATTACAAGCGGCTCATGCGGTCGCTATCACCTTGAAAAACATGATGGGTCTGATTTGTGATCCTGTCGCCGGACTAGTAGAAGTACCTTGTGTGAAACGAAATGCGCTAGGTTCCTCCCAGGCATTTATTTCAGCGGATATGGCATTGGCAGGTATCCAAAGCGTGATTCCGCCAGATGAAGTCGTGGCCGCTATGTATCAAGTCGGCAGACAGATGCCGTCGATCTTCAAAGAAACTGCGGAAGGCGGACTGGCTGTCACCCCTACTGCCCAACGCCTGCAAAAAGAAATCTTCGAAAAACAAGCGTAG
- a CDS encoding alpha/beta hydrolase — translation MSTEERLTNGSTISIFSPQNAASTKYVLYFHGGGLIYGSRNDLPIALRKLFLNQGYTVITLDYLLAPNSPLVDISAALYETFKEINNRYIKHSPFIFCGRSAGGYLMLLLTKKIMTTQEQLPEKLINFYGYFNLDFIENQKDNGHPAIPEEAIHNLPITEPIWDDPQLQRSLLYIYGIQHKKLYEYYGVEKEDQTNFSLTENEISALPPIFSTASTSDQEVPFKYSKQLGKKNKAGVFTPVYFLEHDFLNHTEDEQTQDVLKKLDDWL, via the coding sequence ATGAGCACCGAAGAAAGATTAACTAATGGAAGTACCATTTCAATTTTTTCTCCTCAGAATGCTGCTTCAACTAAATATGTACTTTATTTTCATGGTGGCGGATTGATCTATGGTAGTAGAAATGATCTGCCCATAGCTCTTAGAAAACTATTTTTAAATCAAGGATACACCGTCATTACTCTTGACTATCTCTTAGCGCCTAATTCACCACTTGTCGATATATCCGCTGCTTTATATGAAACATTCAAGGAGATAAACAACCGGTATATAAAGCATTCTCCCTTCATTTTTTGCGGACGTTCCGCTGGTGGATATTTAATGCTTTTATTAACAAAAAAAATAATGACTACTCAAGAGCAGTTGCCTGAAAAACTGATCAATTTTTATGGATACTTTAACCTTGATTTTATTGAAAATCAAAAAGATAACGGACATCCTGCCATCCCTGAAGAAGCGATCCACAATTTACCAATAACTGAACCAATTTGGGACGATCCTCAACTACAGCGTTCCTTGCTTTATATCTATGGTATCCAACATAAAAAACTTTATGAGTATTATGGTGTCGAAAAAGAGGATCAAACAAATTTTTCACTTACAGAAAATGAAATTTCCGCTCTCCCTCCAATTTTCAGTACTGCGAGTACATCTGATCAAGAAGTACCTTTTAAATACAGCAAACAACTTGGGAAAAAAAACAAAGCCGGGGTTTTCACTCCTGTGTATTTTCTTGAGCATGATTTTTTAAACCATACTGAAGATGAGCAAACCCAAGATGTGCTAAAAAAACTTGATGATTGGCTTTAG